In a single window of the Pedococcus dokdonensis genome:
- a CDS encoding type II toxin-antitoxin system RelE family toxin, which produces MSGDHPPYELVLTPPAVRAIQSGRPEAVAAAVVGFLTGALVDNPQRVGKPLRGDLSGIRSARRGTYRVLYRLNDGAGEVVVLRVEHRREVYRP; this is translated from the coding sequence GTGAGTGGCGACCACCCACCCTACGAGCTCGTCCTGACGCCGCCCGCCGTTCGTGCCATCCAGTCTGGACGGCCCGAGGCGGTCGCCGCCGCGGTCGTCGGGTTCCTCACGGGCGCGCTCGTCGACAACCCGCAGCGCGTGGGCAAGCCGCTGCGTGGCGACCTGTCCGGCATTCGCTCCGCCAGGCGAGGCACCTATCGCGTCCTGTACCGCCTCAACGACGGCGCCGGCGAGGTGGTGGTCCTGAGGGTCGAGCACCGACGCGAGGTGTACCGGCCCTGA
- the phoU gene encoding phosphate signaling complex protein PhoU encodes MRDAFHEDLDTISDQLVEMTRLAGSAMSRATTALLDADLKLAESVIEADKELDRLREDLDALSIDLLARQQPVATDLRMVVTGMRMSADLERMGDLARHVAKVARLRYPDSAVPADVRATILQMGQVAERIVAKCGQVIAAKDVEDAKTLERDDDAMDELHRTLFGHLIDGSWKHGTEAAVDMTLVGRYYERFADHAVSVAHRVVYLVTGEWDVAEDHEEQEDRASELR; translated from the coding sequence ATGCGCGACGCCTTTCACGAGGACCTGGACACCATCTCCGACCAGCTGGTCGAGATGACCCGTCTGGCCGGGTCCGCCATGTCCCGGGCCACCACGGCCCTGCTCGACGCCGACCTCAAGCTCGCCGAGTCGGTCATCGAGGCCGACAAGGAGCTCGACCGGCTCCGCGAGGACCTCGACGCCCTCTCCATCGACCTCCTCGCCCGCCAGCAGCCGGTCGCCACCGACCTGCGGATGGTCGTCACCGGCATGCGGATGAGCGCCGACCTCGAGCGGATGGGCGACCTCGCGCGCCACGTCGCCAAGGTCGCGCGGCTGCGCTACCCGGACTCGGCCGTGCCCGCCGACGTCCGCGCCACGATCCTGCAGATGGGCCAGGTGGCCGAGCGGATCGTGGCCAAGTGCGGTCAGGTCATCGCGGCCAAGGACGTCGAGGACGCCAAGACGCTCGAGCGCGACGACGACGCGATGGACGAGCTGCACCGCACGCTCTTCGGCCACCTGATCGACGGGTCGTGGAAGCACGGCACCGAGGCGGCCGTCGACATGACCCTGGTGGGTCGCTACTACGAGCGGTTCGCCGACCACGCCGTGTCGGTCGCCCACCGCGTCGTCTACCTGGTCACCGGCGAATGGGATGTCGCCGAGGACCACGAGGAGCAGGAGGACCGCGCCAGCGAGCTGCGGTGA
- a CDS encoding CarD family transcriptional regulator — translation MVFKVGETVVYPHHGAALIEEINTRTIKGEEKIYLKLKVAQGDLTIEVPADNCEDIGVRDVVGQDGLDKVFAVLRAPHTEEPTNWSRRYKANLEKLASGDVIKVAEVVRDLWRRDKDRGLSAGEKRMLAKARQILVSELALAEKTNEDKAEAILDEVLAS, via the coding sequence ATGGTTTTCAAGGTCGGCGAGACGGTCGTGTACCCCCACCACGGGGCGGCACTGATCGAAGAAATCAACACCCGCACGATCAAGGGCGAGGAGAAGATCTACCTCAAGCTCAAGGTGGCCCAGGGCGATCTGACGATCGAGGTTCCTGCCGACAACTGCGAGGACATCGGCGTCCGCGACGTCGTCGGCCAGGACGGTCTCGACAAGGTCTTCGCGGTCCTTCGCGCCCCCCACACCGAGGAGCCGACCAACTGGTCGCGCCGCTACAAGGCCAACCTCGAGAAGCTCGCCTCCGGTGACGTGATCAAGGTGGCCGAAGTCGTCCGCGACCTGTGGCGTCGTGACAAGGACCGTGGCCTGTCGGCCGGCGAGAAGCGCATGCTCGCCAAGGCCCGCCAGATCCTCGTCTCCGAGCTCGCGCTCGCCGAGAAGACCAACGAGGACAAGGCCGAGGCCATCCTCGACGAGGTGCTCGCCTCCTGA
- a CDS encoding sensor histidine kinase — protein sequence MDATSAAVLAGFAGLLTGALAVVAVRYSERQQTSMPPTAPVVPLPAGVADVLAVLRSSAIVVDSADEVINNSPSATAYGLVKGRELVHGELRHLARQVRRDGVIREAKLELARGPLGQGRSIMQARVAPLGSSHVLLLVEDHTQAHRVEEVRRDFVANVSHELKTPVGGLGLLAEAIQDAKDDPEAVERFASRMQVESHRLAQLVKEIVDLSRLQVADTLHEPRLVDVTAAVREAIDYSRVGADAKQIEIAEACAPDLKVFGDEDLLVTAVRNLIGNAVAYSEPGTRVAVGGRLNDEMVEITVTDQGQGIPAEEQGRIFERFYRVDDARSRATGGTGLGLAIVKHICANHGGDVTVWSEEGRGSTFTIRLPAAADRTGGSAGADARQSAPPPHTDHSQPSSAQKVEPRV from the coding sequence GTGGATGCGACCAGTGCCGCCGTGCTGGCCGGGTTCGCCGGGCTCCTGACCGGCGCCCTGGCCGTCGTCGCCGTGCGCTACTCCGAGCGGCAGCAGACGAGTATGCCGCCGACCGCACCGGTCGTGCCGCTGCCCGCCGGGGTCGCGGACGTCCTCGCCGTGCTCCGGTCGAGTGCGATCGTGGTCGACTCGGCCGACGAGGTGATCAACAACTCTCCCTCGGCGACCGCCTACGGGTTGGTGAAGGGTCGCGAGCTGGTGCACGGGGAGCTTCGCCACCTGGCGAGACAGGTGCGCCGTGACGGCGTCATCCGGGAGGCCAAGCTCGAGCTGGCCCGAGGACCGCTGGGCCAGGGGCGCTCGATCATGCAGGCCCGGGTCGCCCCGCTGGGCAGCAGCCACGTGCTGCTGCTGGTCGAGGACCACACCCAGGCCCACCGGGTCGAGGAGGTCCGCCGCGACTTCGTCGCCAACGTCAGCCACGAGCTGAAGACGCCCGTGGGTGGCCTCGGCCTGCTCGCCGAGGCGATCCAGGACGCCAAGGACGACCCCGAGGCGGTCGAGCGGTTCGCCTCGCGGATGCAGGTCGAGAGCCACCGACTGGCCCAGCTGGTGAAGGAGATCGTCGACCTGTCGCGGCTCCAGGTGGCAGACACGCTGCACGAGCCGCGCCTGGTCGACGTGACCGCCGCGGTGCGCGAGGCGATCGACTACTCCAGGGTGGGCGCCGACGCCAAGCAGATCGAGATCGCGGAGGCGTGCGCCCCCGACCTCAAGGTGTTCGGTGACGAGGACCTGCTCGTCACGGCCGTGCGCAACCTGATCGGCAACGCCGTCGCCTACTCCGAGCCCGGCACGCGGGTCGCCGTCGGCGGCCGGCTGAACGACGAGATGGTCGAGATCACCGTGACCGACCAGGGCCAGGGCATCCCCGCCGAGGAGCAGGGCCGGATCTTCGAGCGCTTCTACCGGGTCGACGACGCGCGGTCGCGCGCCACCGGTGGCACCGGCCTCGGGCTCGCCATCGTCAAGCACATCTGCGCCAACCACGGCGGCGACGTCACCGTGTGGAGCGAGGAGGGGCGCGGGTCGACCTTCACGATCCGGCTGCCCGCCGCCGCCGACCGCACCGGTGGATCCGCCGGGGCCGACGCCCGCCAGAGCGCGCCCCCACCGCATACCGATCACTCCCAACCCTCATCTGCACAGAAGGTGGAGCCCCGCGTATGA
- a CDS encoding S-(hydroxymethyl)mycothiol dehydrogenase, with protein MPQTVKGVIARSKGADVELVDVVVPDPGPGEAVVRVQSCGVCHTDLHYREGGINDEFPFLLGHEAAGLVEAVGEGVTEVAPGDFVILNWRAVCGQCRACLKGKPWYCFNTHNAKQKMTLTDGTELSPALGIGAFIEKTLVAAGQCTKVDAEADAAAVGLLGCGVMAGFGAAVNTGGVGRGDSIAVIGCGGVGNAAIAGATVAGATTIIAVDVDDRKLEGARSFGATHTVNGRTEDVVERIKELTGGFGADVVVEAVGRPETYEQAFYARDLAGTVVLVGVPTPDKQVTLPMIEIFGRGGALKSSWYGDCLPSRDFPMLVDLYRQGRFDLDAFVSERIGLGDVEAAFAKMERGEVLRSVVVL; from the coding sequence ATGCCGCAGACCGTCAAGGGAGTCATCGCCCGCAGCAAGGGAGCCGATGTCGAGCTCGTCGACGTCGTCGTGCCCGACCCCGGCCCGGGCGAGGCTGTCGTCCGGGTGCAGTCGTGCGGTGTCTGCCACACCGACCTGCACTACCGCGAGGGCGGGATCAACGACGAGTTCCCGTTCCTGCTCGGCCACGAGGCGGCCGGGCTGGTCGAGGCGGTGGGCGAGGGTGTCACCGAGGTGGCGCCGGGCGACTTCGTGATCCTCAACTGGCGCGCGGTCTGCGGTCAGTGCCGCGCCTGCCTCAAGGGCAAGCCGTGGTACTGCTTCAACACCCACAACGCCAAGCAGAAGATGACGCTGACCGACGGCACCGAGCTGAGCCCGGCCCTCGGCATCGGCGCCTTCATCGAGAAGACCCTCGTGGCAGCGGGCCAGTGCACGAAGGTCGACGCGGAGGCCGACGCCGCCGCCGTGGGACTGCTCGGCTGTGGCGTGATGGCGGGCTTCGGGGCTGCGGTCAACACCGGCGGGGTGGGCCGTGGTGACTCGATCGCCGTGATCGGCTGCGGTGGGGTCGGCAATGCCGCCATCGCCGGCGCCACCGTCGCGGGCGCGACGACGATCATCGCGGTCGACGTCGACGACCGGAAGCTCGAAGGCGCGAGGTCGTTCGGTGCCACGCACACCGTGAACGGCCGGACCGAGGACGTCGTCGAGCGGATCAAGGAGCTCACCGGCGGCTTCGGTGCCGACGTCGTGGTCGAGGCGGTGGGCCGTCCCGAGACCTACGAGCAGGCGTTCTACGCGCGCGACCTGGCCGGCACCGTGGTCCTCGTCGGCGTCCCCACTCCCGACAAGCAGGTCACCCTGCCGATGATCGAGATCTTCGGGCGGGGTGGTGCGCTGAAGTCCAGCTGGTACGGCGACTGCCTGCCGAGCCGTGACTTCCCGATGCTGGTCGACCTCTACCGGCAGGGCCGCTTCGACCTCGACGCGTTCGTGTCCGAGCGGATCGGGCTCGGTGACGTGGAGGCGGCGTTCGCCAAGATGGAGCGCGGCGAGGTCCTCCGCTCGGTGGTGGTCCTCTGA
- a CDS encoding GNAT family N-acetyltransferase, producing MSEPVEPTPTPLAVPVLSGTLVTLRPHSVGDLDAVLERCVDPMTQRYTTIPLQYTREMAREYLTGLLEPSPAFASWAIEVEARYAGTIDLRSLPVDVGAGDLGFVTHPAFRGRGVMSEAVSLVVGHAFDTLGWQTVRWQAHAGNWGSAKAVWRAGFPVPVFVPDLLLERGKLVDGWNSTLHADSDRQPVAPWDDVVAALTR from the coding sequence ATGAGCGAGCCCGTCGAGCCCACCCCGACTCCCCTGGCCGTGCCCGTCCTCAGCGGCACGCTGGTCACGCTGCGGCCGCACAGTGTGGGCGACCTCGACGCAGTCCTCGAGCGGTGCGTCGACCCGATGACGCAGCGCTACACGACGATCCCGTTGCAGTACACGCGGGAGATGGCTCGGGAGTACCTCACCGGGCTGCTCGAGCCGTCGCCTGCGTTCGCCTCGTGGGCGATCGAGGTGGAGGCCCGGTATGCCGGCACGATCGACCTGCGCTCCCTGCCGGTCGACGTCGGGGCCGGCGACCTGGGGTTCGTCACGCACCCGGCATTCCGCGGGCGCGGGGTGATGTCGGAGGCGGTGTCGCTGGTCGTCGGCCACGCGTTCGACACCCTGGGTTGGCAGACCGTCCGGTGGCAGGCCCACGCCGGCAACTGGGGCAGCGCCAAGGCGGTCTGGCGCGCCGGCTTCCCGGTGCCGGTCTTCGTGCCCGACCTGCTGCTGGAGCGCGGCAAGCTCGTCGACGGTTGGAACAGCACCCTCCACGCCGACAGCGACCGCCAGCCGGTCGCTCCCTGGGACGACGTGGTCGCCGCCCTCACCCGTTAG
- a CDS encoding response regulator transcription factor — MTRILVVEDEISFSDPLSYLLRKEGYEVAVAETGPEALEDFDRAGADLVLLDLMLPGLSGTEVCRQIRSRSNVPVIMLTAKDSEIDKVVGLEIGADDYVTKPYSSRELLARIKAVLRRLAEPEDLLPATIEAGPVRMDVERHIVTVSGQPTPLPLKEFELLEMLLRNTGRVLTRMQLIDRVWGSDYVGDTKTLDVHVKRLRAKIEPDPADPRHIVTVRGLGYKFESD, encoded by the coding sequence ATGACCCGCATCCTCGTCGTCGAGGACGAGATCTCGTTCTCCGACCCGCTGTCCTACCTCCTGCGCAAGGAGGGCTACGAGGTCGCCGTGGCCGAGACCGGCCCCGAGGCGCTGGAGGACTTCGACCGCGCCGGCGCCGACCTCGTGCTGCTCGACCTGATGCTCCCCGGCCTCTCGGGCACCGAGGTGTGCCGCCAGATCCGGTCGCGCTCCAACGTGCCGGTCATCATGCTGACCGCCAAGGACAGCGAGATCGACAAGGTCGTCGGGCTCGAGATCGGCGCCGACGACTACGTCACCAAGCCCTACTCGTCGCGCGAGCTGCTGGCTCGCATCAAGGCGGTGCTGCGTCGCCTGGCCGAGCCCGAGGACCTGCTGCCCGCGACGATCGAGGCAGGTCCGGTGCGGATGGACGTCGAGCGGCACATCGTGACGGTGTCCGGGCAGCCCACGCCGCTGCCGCTCAAGGAGTTCGAGCTGCTCGAGATGTTGCTGCGCAACACCGGGCGGGTGCTGACCCGCATGCAGCTGATCGACCGGGTCTGGGGCAGTGACTACGTCGGCGACACCAAGACCCTCGACGTGCACGTGAAGCGGCTGCGGGCCAAGATCGAGCCCGACCCCGCCGACCCGCGGCACATCGTCACCGTGCGCGGTCTGGGCTACAAGTTCGAGTCCGACTGA
- the ispF gene encoding 2-C-methyl-D-erythritol 2,4-cyclodiphosphate synthase — MDPSGMPRTGVGVDVHGFAADGSRELWLAGLLWPGEVGLEGHSDADVACHAACDALFSAAGVGDLGTHFGTSRPELAGASGRTLLAEAARIVREAGFEIGNVAVQVIGNRPRIGTQRHLAEQAMTAAVGAPVSLSGTTSDGLGLTGRGEGIAAIATALVIART; from the coding sequence ATGGACCCCTCCGGTATGCCGCGCACAGGAGTCGGCGTCGACGTGCACGGCTTCGCCGCCGACGGCTCCCGCGAGCTGTGGCTCGCCGGGCTGCTCTGGCCGGGCGAGGTCGGGCTCGAGGGGCATTCCGACGCCGACGTCGCCTGCCACGCGGCCTGCGACGCGTTGTTCTCGGCCGCCGGGGTCGGCGACCTGGGCACGCACTTCGGCACCAGCCGGCCCGAGCTGGCCGGGGCATCCGGGCGCACCCTGCTCGCCGAGGCCGCGCGCATCGTCCGCGAGGCCGGGTTCGAGATCGGCAACGTCGCGGTCCAGGTGATCGGCAACCGGCCCAGGATCGGCACCCAGCGCCACCTCGCCGAGCAGGCCATGACCGCAGCCGTCGGCGCGCCGGTCTCCCTGAGCGGCACGACGTCCGACGGTCTCGGCCTGACCGGGCGCGGTGAGGGGATCGCCGCCATCGCCACCGCCCTCGTCATCGCCCGGACCTGA
- the ispD gene encoding 2-C-methyl-D-erythritol 4-phosphate cytidylyltransferase, translating to MSVAVVLVAGGQGTRLGATQPKAFVVLAGMPLLEHAVRRAFDAPEVSHVVVVAPASHLREAGAIASRCARAEDVDVVAGGAERTDSVAAGLAALRPDDGIVLVHDAARALAPASLFSRLVHEVRSGHPAVVPGLPVTDTVKVVDAVGRVTGTPDRATLRAIQTPQAFLREVLAHAHASGEQATDDAALVERVGGHVRVVEGDPLAFKVTTPDDLALAERHLAD from the coding sequence CTGAGCGTTGCCGTCGTCCTCGTTGCTGGAGGACAGGGCACGCGGCTCGGCGCCACCCAGCCCAAGGCCTTCGTGGTCCTGGCCGGTATGCCGTTGCTCGAGCACGCGGTCCGGCGCGCCTTCGATGCGCCTGAGGTCTCCCACGTCGTCGTGGTCGCGCCCGCTTCCCACCTGAGGGAGGCGGGCGCGATCGCGTCCCGGTGCGCTCGCGCCGAGGACGTCGACGTGGTCGCGGGTGGTGCCGAGCGCACCGACTCCGTCGCTGCGGGTCTCGCGGCGCTGCGCCCCGACGACGGCATCGTGCTGGTGCACGACGCGGCCCGGGCCCTGGCGCCCGCGAGCCTCTTCTCGCGGTTGGTCCACGAGGTGCGGTCGGGTCACCCGGCAGTCGTGCCGGGCCTGCCCGTCACCGACACCGTCAAGGTCGTCGACGCCGTCGGCCGGGTCACCGGCACCCCCGACCGTGCGACCCTGCGCGCGATCCAGACGCCGCAGGCCTTCCTGCGGGAGGTGCTGGCGCATGCCCACGCCTCCGGCGAGCAGGCCACCGACGACGCCGCACTGGTCGAGCGGGTCGGTGGGCACGTCCGCGTCGTCGAGGGCGATCCGCTGGCCTTCAAGGTCACGACGCCCGACGACCTCGCCCTGGCCGAGCGCCACCTCGCCGACTAG
- a CDS encoding type II toxin-antitoxin system Phd/YefM family antitoxin, translating into MSIESLRDVRNHFSEVIDRVEREHDRVTVTRNGYPAAIILSPSDLAELEETLAVLSDPQALADIREADAAYASGDVVRGVEAVRALRS; encoded by the coding sequence ATGAGCATCGAGTCGCTGCGCGATGTGCGCAACCACTTCAGTGAGGTGATCGACCGCGTCGAGCGCGAGCACGACCGGGTCACGGTCACTCGCAACGGCTACCCCGCGGCCATCATCCTCAGCCCGTCCGACCTGGCCGAGCTCGAGGAAACCCTCGCGGTGCTCAGTGATCCGCAGGCGCTGGCCGACATCCGCGAGGCGGATGCGGCCTATGCGTCCGGCGACGTGGTCCGCGGCGTCGAAGCAGTTCGCGCACTGCGTTCGTGA
- a CDS encoding SigE family RNA polymerase sigma factor: MSTIADVEGRVAVQATEEEFARFVQARWDQLVRTAYLLTGDRGRAEDLVQQVLVKVHRRWGHVATVESPYAYTRAALANESASWWRRRRVAETLGELPLHADRAPGDAYAAYDTRDEIARAVLALPPRMRAVVVLRYFDDLSEADTAAALGMSVGSVKSQASRGLERLRSVLAPTTTTDQTDSDGTGERSLA; encoded by the coding sequence ATGAGCACCATCGCTGACGTGGAGGGGAGGGTCGCCGTGCAGGCCACGGAGGAGGAGTTCGCGCGCTTCGTGCAGGCGCGGTGGGACCAGCTGGTCCGCACCGCCTACCTGCTCACCGGTGACCGGGGGCGCGCGGAGGACCTCGTGCAGCAGGTGCTGGTCAAGGTGCACCGCCGCTGGGGGCACGTCGCGACGGTGGAGTCGCCCTACGCCTACACCCGCGCAGCGCTGGCCAACGAGTCCGCCTCGTGGTGGCGCCGGCGGCGGGTGGCCGAGACGCTGGGTGAGCTGCCGCTGCACGCCGACCGCGCGCCCGGCGACGCGTATGCCGCCTACGACACCCGCGACGAGATCGCCCGCGCCGTGCTCGCGCTCCCCCCGCGGATGCGGGCGGTCGTGGTGCTGCGCTACTTCGACGACCTGTCCGAGGCCGACACGGCGGCGGCGCTGGGGATGTCGGTCGGCTCGGTGAAGAGCCAGGCCTCCCGCGGGCTGGAGCGGCTCCGCTCGGTCCTCGCCCCCACCACGACGACCGACCAGACCGACAGCGACGGCACCGGCGAGAGGAGCCTGGCATGA